Within the Pseudomonas chlororaphis subsp. aurantiaca genome, the region TGGCCGAACAGGCCGGCCAGGATCACCGGCGGGAAACTCTGCTTGTAGCTGTTGTAATCCATCACCGTGTCGTTGAAGGCCTGGCGGGCAAAGGACACTTTGTTTTCGGTGCTGGTCAGCTCTTCGCTCAGCTGTTGCATGTTCTGCGACGCCTTGAGGTCCGGGTAGGCCTCCATGCTCAGGTTCAGCCGGCCCATGGCGCTGGACAGCGCGCCTTCGGCCTGGCCCAGCTGCGCCATGTGCTGCGGGTTGCCGGGCTCGGCCGCGACAGCCTTGAGACCCGCCAGCGCGGCATTGCGCGCCGCGGTCACGGCTTCGAGGGTGTCGCGCTCGTGCTTGAGGTAAGCCTTGGCGGTTTCCACCAGGTTGGGGATCAGGTCGTAACGGCGCTTGAGCTGGACTTCGATCTGCGCGAAGGCGTTCTTGAAGCGGTTCCGGCGGGCCACCAGGCCGTTGTAGACGGTGATGACGTAGACCACCAGCAGGGCCAGAACGAACAGAATCACAATAGTTGAAACAGCCATACGGATGTCCTTATCGGCGTGCGGATTTCAGGGGGCGCCATGGTAACCGAATTTATCGCGGGCGCCGCCATGGCCTGCCGCCGGTCTTCGGCAGCCCAGCGAACCCGGCAGGGCATGCATCGGCTGAATGATTGCCGCTCGTTGTGGTCGGACCTTGCAGGGTGCGTCGTCGGTGCCGGAGTCCCCGGCAGGCGCGCCGCCCAACCTTGAGTCCGTCGGCCACGCCGCGGGCGTCACCCCGTTGAAGGATCATCCCGACCATGCTCGAACCCACCTGGACGGCACTCAAACACCATAAGCGGGTGCATCAGATAGTCGCCGTGCTCGCGGCCTTCGGTGCCCAGGACGTGCTGCTGCGCCTGGGCCTGGGGCGCCTGCTGGGCGAGTCGCAAGCCGGTACTGAAACGCAGCCGCAGGACTCGACGCCGCAACGGGTGCGCCTGGCCCTGGAAAAACTCGGGCCGACCTTTATCAAGCTCGGGCAGATCCTCGCCAGCCGCAGCGACATCCTGCCGCCGCACTGGATCAGCGAACTGGAATCGTTGCACAGCAGCGCCGCGACCTTGCCCTGGAGCGAGCTGGAAGACCAGGTGCGCGACGACCTGGGCTGCGAGCTGGACCAGGTGTTCGCCGAGTTCGACACCGAGCCCCTGGCCGCGGCCTCCATCGCCCAGGTTTATCGCGCGCGCCTGCTCAGCGGCGAGGCGGTGGTGGTCAAGGTGCAGCGCCCCGGCCTGCGGCGCAAGATGAGCGCCGACCTGCAACTGCTGGAAGGCGTGGCGATGCTGGTGGAAGAGAGCGCCGCCCTGGCCCATTACCAGCCGCGGCAGATGGTCCGGCAACTGGCCCGGGCCATGCTCGAAGAAC harbors:
- a CDS encoding LemA family protein encodes the protein MAVSTIVILFVLALLVVYVITVYNGLVARRNRFKNAFAQIEVQLKRRYDLIPNLVETAKAYLKHERDTLEAVTAARNAALAGLKAVAAEPGNPQHMAQLGQAEGALSSAMGRLNLSMEAYPDLKASQNMQQLSEELTSTENKVSFARQAFNDTVMDYNSYKQSFPPVILAGLFGHGADASLLQFADSALIQEAPKVAF